The DNA sequence TTGATAACATTAAGTACACAATGTTCTGGATTTTGGTACTTGCTTCAAAATTCTCATTCAGTTACTTTCTTCAGATTAAGCCCCTGGTTGATCCGACAAAAACTCTTCTAAAAATGAAAGGTGTACATTACAACTGGCATGAGTTTTTCAGTAATACCAACAGAATTGCGGTAGTTCTATTGTGGGCTCCAGTcatcttaatttatttagttgacCTACAAATCTGGTATGCAGTTTTTTCATCTATTTATGGAGCAGCAGTTGGACTATTCTCTCATTTAGGAGAGATTCGAAATTTTGGTCAGCTAAGGCTCAGGTTCCAGTTCTTTGCAAGTGCATTACAATTTAATCTGATGCCAGATGACCAGCCCATGACTTTGAAGGACACCTTACTCCACAAGCTTCGTGATGCAGTTGAGCGTGTGAAGCTACGATATGGACTTGGGCAACCCTACAAGAAGATGGAATCAAGCCAAGTTGAAGCTGCTAGGTTTGCCTTGATATGGAATGAAATAATCATTACCTTGAGGGAAGAAGATCTTATTAGCGATCGTGAACTGGAACTAATGGAACTGCCACCTAACTGTTGGGATATAAATGTTATTCGATGGCCATGTTGTTTCCTATGCAATGAGCTGCTCCTCGCACTTCTCCAGGCAAGTGAACTTGGGGATGCACCTGATAGGTGGATATGGTTTAAGATATGCAGAAATGAGTACAGGCGAAGTGCAGTCATTGAAGCATATGATAGCATTAAGTACATACTTCTTGAGATAGTCAAATATGGTTCAGAAGAGCACACTATTGTCACAAAGTTCTTTATGGAGATTGAGAACTGCATTCAGATTGAAAAGTTCACATCGGCCTTCAAGACGACTGTCCTACCTAAAATCCACAAACAGTTAACATCTCTCATTGAACTTCTGATAAAGCCTGAGAAAAACATTAATAAGGTAGTAGATGTACTACAGGCATTGTATGAGATTTCTATTCGAGAATTTCCAAAACAAAAGAAGTCCATGTTACAATTGCGGCAAGAAGGTTTGGCATGTTCACATCAGGGAAATGATGTGGGGCTGCCATTTGAAAATGCTGTTGATCTATCTAATGTTGAGGATGCATTATTTATAAGGCAGCTGCGACGTTTGCATACAATCCTTACTTCTAGAGACTGGATGCTTAATGTCCCGAAGAATATTGAAGCAAGAAGACGTGTCGCCTTTTTCAGCAATTCCCTCTTTATGAACATTCCACGTGCCCCTCAGGTTGAGAAAATGATGGCTTTTAGCGTCCTCACGCCTTATTATGATGAAGAGGTAATCTATGgaaaagaaaatcttagaaGTCCGAATGAAGATGGCATTTCTACCTTGTTTTATCTGCAGAAGATATATGAAGACGAATGGGTGCATTTCATGGAGAGAATGCAAAGAGAAGGAATGCAGAATGCTGAAGAAATCTGGACAGAGAAGTCAAGGGATCTCCGCCTCTGGGTATCATACAGAGGGCAGACTCTCTCACGTACCGTAAGGGGAATGATGTATTACTATAGGGCACTTAAGATGCTTGCTTATCTTGACGGTGCATCTGAGATAGATATTCGACAGGGGTCACAAGAAATTGCAAATTGGGGTTCTCGGCGTCAGACAGGAAGTTTGGGTGGTCTAGGCAGTGGTATGCCACCAGCTTCACGAAATCTCAACAGGGCCGCTAGTGGGGTAAGTGTCCTGCTTAAAGGCAATGAGTTCGGGTGTGCTATGATAAAATTCACGTATGTGATTGCATGTCAGATGTATGGAGTTcacaagaaaatgaaaaattcaCGTGCTGAGGATATATTGTATCTGATGAAAAACAATGAGGCACTTCGTGTTGCTTATGTTGATGAGGTTGTCTTGAGGAGAGATGAAGTCGAGTATTACTCTGTTCTTGTAAAATTTGATCAGCAACTAAAGAAAGAGGTGGAGATCTATCGCATTAGGTTGCCTGGTCCTCTGAAGCTCGGGGAAGGAAAACCAGAGAATCAGAACCATGCCATCATCTTCACGAGAGGTGATGCGCTTCAGACGATTGATATGAACCAAGACAGTTATTTTGAGGAAGCACTTAAGATGCGTAATCTGTTGGAggaatttaaaaaatgttatggTGTTCGGAAGCCAACAATATTGGGAGTTCGAGAAAATATCTTTACAGGCTCTGTCTCTTCACTTGCTTGGTTCATGTCTGCTCAGGAGACGAGCTTTGTAACACTGGGACAGCGAGTTTTGGCAAACCCGCTTAAAGTACGGATGCACTATGGTCATCCAGATGTTTTCGACAGGTTCTGGTTCATTACTCGTGGTGGCATTAGCAAAGCTTCCAGGGTGATCAATATTAGTGAGGATATATTTGCTGGTTTTAACTGCACACTACGAGGTGGCAACGTGACACATCATGAGTACATACAAGTGGGTAAAGGAAGGGATGTTGGTTTAAATCAGATCTCTATGTTTGAAGCTAAAGTTGCCAGTGGGAATGGTGAACAAATCTTGAGTAGAGATGTATATAGGTTAGGTCATAGACTTGACTTCTTCCGAATGCTCTCATTCTTCTATACAACTGTGGGGTTTTTCTTCAACACAATGATGGTTGTTGTGATGGTGTATACATTTTTGTGGGGTCGTCTATATCTTGCACTTAGTGGTGTTGAAGGATCAGCGAAAGACGACGTTACCAATAATAAATCCCTCGGTGCAATTTTAGATCAGCAGTTCATTATCCAGATGGGTATATTCACCGCCCTTCCGATGGTTGTGGAGAATTCTCTAGAGCATGGATTCCTTCCAGCAGTATGGGATTTTATAACAATGCAGTTGCAGCTTGGCTCAGTCTTCTATACTTTCTCGATGGGCACTCGTACACATTTTTTCGGAAGGACTATTCTTCATGGGGGTGCCAAGTACAGGGCTACGGGACGTGGTTTTGTTGTGCAACACAAGAGCTTTGCTGAAAACTATAGACTGTATGCTCGTAGCCATTTTGTGAAAGCAATTGAATTGGGGGTAATTCTCATAGTGTATGCTACACATAGCCCATTGGCTACAAACACCTTTGTTTACATAGTTCTAAACATCTCTAGTTGGTTTCTTGTTGTGTCGTGGATAATGGCCCCTTTTGTATTTAACCCATCAGGCTTTGATTGGTTAAAGACTGTCTATGATTTTGGAGACTTTATGAAATGGATATGGTGTGAGCGTGGACTTCTTTCAAAAGCGGATGAGAGCTGGGAAACATGGTGGTATGAAGAACAAGACCATTTAAGAACAACTGGGCTATGGGGAAAGCTGTTGGAAATTATCTTAGATCTccgtttctttttctttcagtATGGCATTGTCTACCAACTGAAAATTACTGGTTCTAACACAAGTATTGGTGTTTACTTGCTGTCCTGGGTCTATGTAGTTGCAGTTGTTGCGGTTTACATAGCCATCGCATATGCTCAAGATAAATATGCAGCAAAAGATCACATTTACTATCGCCTGATTCAACTTCTTGTCATTCTCGTCGTAGTACTTGTAATTACTCTAATGCTGCAGCTCACTCCCTTCAATCTGAATGATTTTCTTACAAGCTTGTTGGCCATTCTCCCTACGGGATGGGGTATTATATTGATTGCCCAGGTGCTCAGGCCTTTTTTGCAGTCCACTGTGGCTTGGGACACTGTTGTGTCCTTGGCTCGGGTTTATGAAGTTCTTCTTGGGGTCATAATAATGGCACCTTTAGCTTTCCTTTCGTGGATGCCTGGATTTCAGGCAATGCAGACAAGGATCTTGTTTAATGAAGCTTTCAGCAGGGGGCTTCAGATATCTCGCATTCTTACTGGGAAGAAGCTAAACCTTGATAACTGAGGTAAAATTTAATTACACGAATCTAAGCATTTTTGGTTAGCCAGTATTATAATTCATGTCATATATTAGGTGgttaattatgttaatttatGGACTCTGATTTGTGTGCATATCCAAAGTTCAACCATACTAGCAGATAAGACTTGTACTTCTATGGTCTTTGGTTTAATAAGAAATTCTAGCACTTGGCAAATGGCCAGACGAACCAATTGCCATAACTTCTGACAAACAATTATCTTGGCAATTTTTAATATCCGTTCCTATGTACATTGGCTTTGTTTAAATTCTTCCCTGTTGTAAGTTGCTGTAGCATTTATACAGCGTTTCGAGTCTAGATTATGTTTAAAGGATTATGTGTTTCAGTTCTAAATTTTGTATATAGGGCAGATCCAGAATTGTAAGACACTGTgctgaaatattttatttctcAAAACTAATCTTTCAAGATCAGGTGTCTCAGTTGtaatgatataaatatttgttattagtCATCACATATTCACTAAACAATTGCACGTAGTAATGTGGCCATGATTCTGATTGTGCATGTAGATGTCTTCTTATTCTTCATCTTGTCAGCTACCTAGTAGGCTAGTACTGCACCAAGCCAAGGACTTTATAATCAAATTCTGATTTGCTACATTTTTTTTCAGGTTCTGCTAGATATTCTAGTGTAGGACATTAAGCAGATCTTATGGCACAGTGGCGTTGACGTCCAAGGAATAATGCAGCTGTGACAGAGAACTTGACAATGAATGGATGAAAGCATGAAGTCTTTTGATCCCCAATCTGTGTTCTATCCCACTGTATTAAGTGATATTCTTCAGCGCAATACTGTAATCTCTTTAACAATATGAGTTCATTTTTTGACTATTCCTCTGTACATATTGTCCATATGGAATTTTGCATTTTCAGAGGGATCAAGGAAATTTTTCATTCATTTTCCTTCGTTATAATGTTTGGTTATGGTTGCTGTCATGGACTGGCCTCTAGCAACTTTTTCGAGTATATTTAGAGGAAAAAATCCGATATCTGGAGCCTCAATTCTATTAAATTCTATTTAAAAACTCGTTGTTTAAGTTGTTGTTTTTGTGTTGGTCGGTATAAATCCAATGATTGTACAGTTAAGCTGAAAAGAGTTTTTCCAAATATCATTCAGAAGCCTAAATTATCATGAAATGTGCATAATTAATTACATATGCTTCCACATTCCATGATATACCATTAATCttattattctatattttttgaGATATATTAATAAGTCAATTATCTGTGATATGGATATAAATGTGTATATAAAATACATCAGATACATGTAAAACGTTTTTACTCATAAATGACGGGtaaatttttctattttataccTATTAGATAtttctttacaaaaaaataaaactgaaaaaggtaatgttaatttttcaattttgattgtactattttcaatattatttgttttgccaattaaaaagtttttttttcaaaatattcgaaataaaaaaataaaatttgattttcaaCATTATCGTTTATATTACTTAGAAACTTCTTTACagtaaatttggaaaaaaaaaagttttgaattttcaattttctttagtttttattttatatctgaaactaaaaattctaaaagttattctacaaaaatatataaaatagtaaaaataattaGTTTTTCAATATTATCTATCCTACCAAATAGAAACTTCTATGTGAAATATTCGAAACTTTAAAaatagttttgatttttaaataaatatttctaaccATTATTCATCATATATCGCCATTATTTGAATCACGTTTGCCTAAATAAACTACACTTTCATTATTTGTCACGTCTCACGATAATAACCCactaaacaaattttaaattcgaGAACAGTTGGATCGAAGAGAATGATTGCCATAATCTTATTCAAGATAGTTGGAAAGAATGCAATGCGAAAGAATTacgaaaaaaattgaatattgttGCTTGAAATAAGAGGAATGGGATGGAGGAAAGATAAAAGATTTGAGCGCGAGAATTAAAAAATGTAGTTCGgagttgaaaaaaaaatcaaaaaattaagatCAAGAAGAGATTATTGTGTAACAACATTGGTCATGTTTACCTATTTTTATGGTCCACGCAGTTATTTTTGTAGCTTATTTACTAGTCCATTTAATGGGTGGCGATtttgaattgaaaaaaaaaagttagcattcctTTCTTCAGAAATTATATCTGTTCTTGTGCAAAGTCTATATGTGATTTGCCAACAGTGAGCAAATACAACGAGGCCAGAAAGATTATTTATGGTTGTTGGAGCAACGAGAAATCTACCAGAAGCAAAGAGTAAAACTGACTATTTTACAGAGGTCCTCATCGAACACAAACTTTTTATCATATAGAGAAACAATACATCAAGTTACAGATGAACAAAACAATTACTTTGTCCATCCAATTGAGGAAGAGGAGGTTAAAGCAGCCGTATTTTTCATGCACCCTGAGAAATCCCCAGGTGATGAtggtttaaacacttctttttACCAGATATATTGGAGCATAGTAGGGAGTGATGTTGTGCAGTTTTGTGCTGACTTTTTTGCTACAAGAGAGCTACAACCTGGAATAAATTGTTCTGTGGTATGCCTCATACCAAAGATCAAGCAGCCTCAACATGTGACGGGCTTACGTGAGATTCTTTCAAAAGTGATGGCTAACCAATTGAAGGGCTGCTTagcaaaaataatttcaataaattagaGTGCAATCGTAGGAGGACGGCTATTAAGAAATAATGCTTTAGTGGCATTTGAAGTTAATCACTATATTAGACGAAAGACACAAGCATATGATCGATTAGAGTGGCAGTTTATCAAAAGTATGTTAAGCAAGTTCGGATTTCATCAACCGTGGATTAGTAGAATAATGATATGTGTAAAAACTGTGACATACAACTTTCTACAACAAGGACAAGTATTTGGAGACGTTAAGCCACATCGAGGAATCCTGCAAGGGGATCCTTTATctccatatttatatatacttgtgTGCAGAGGGTTTAAGTGCCATTATGCGAAGAAATGAGGAAGTGGGTCTGCTTCACAGATGTAAAATAGCACGACGGGCACCAACAGTTTCGCACCTCCTTTTTGCTGATAATTGCTACTTCTTCTTTAAAGCAACAAAAACATAGGCAACGACTATGAAGAGTGTACTCAAAAGATATGAAAGTGCGTTTGGACATGCGATTAACTTTAATAAGTCAAGCATCATGTTTAGCCCAAACACAAatggggtgaatagaaaactgGTGTGTGAAGTCCTGGAAGTGGGGGAAATTGATGTACTCGGGAAATATCTGGGGATCCCAATGTCTGCggggaaaagaaaaaaaaaagaagtgttGGGTTCCTTGGTGATAGAGTTCGACATAAATTACAGGTATGGAGAAATAAGGTAATGTCGAAAGCAGGAAAGTACACGCTCCTAAAAATGGCAGCACAaatttttggttgaatcttatGATGATTCCGAATGAAATATGCACTGTGATTCAGACACAAATGAACAACTTTTGGTGGGGCAACGAAGGGAATGGTAAAGGAATTAAATGGATGTCTTAGGGAAAAATATGTGATGCAAAAGATAATGGAGGATTGAGATTTAAAGATATGCATCAGTTTAACGTCGTCATGCTGGCTAAGCAAGGGTGGGGATTGATAAATGAAGGCAAACTCTTCTGTCACAGGTATAATGATGAGAGCTCCTTATTTTCCAAATACGGATTTTTCGAATGCAAGCTGGGTAATAACCCTAGTTACATGTGGCGAAGCATTTTTTTTCAGCTCAAGATATTGTAAAGAATGGGTGCTGGAGACGTATAAGCAACGGAGAGAATACTTTTGTTTGGAAGGTGCTTGGTTACCATCTTTAGAAAGTGGTATGGCTCACATCAAACATGCCAGAGGAGCTGTTATCGTAAGTTAAGAGGTGAATTCAATATGTTGGATGCAAGCTGTGGTTACCCTTATATGCCAGAGGAGCTGTTATCGTAAGTTAAGAGGTGAATGCAATATGTTGGATGCAAGCTTCTTGAAGAAAGTATGGTCATTAAAACTACCAAGTATTATATGGTGTGCATGTCGAGAATGCCTCCCAGACATGATCCTGAACTTTTCGGGACTCGAgcctaaaaaaataaattgaggcCCCTTAAATCTTGTTGAAAATacttaaaatcatcaaatattctttaacaaatattatgaaaaagtagaaataatttataagttatgaTTTAATACATAATTTGACAATTAATGGAAAATGAGTTCTACAAGTGTTTCTAGTTACAAAATTGTTGATGATAACAtcgaattaatatttttcagaTGTCTTTTTTTGATTGATAAAATTGCAAGATCATTTGACCGTTCTCGCAACATTGAGAATCTCAAGTAGGTTATTATCAACTTTAAAAAACTTCTTTTCGTTGATGCAACGGTAACCGAAACTTTGGAacccttttaatttttaattaataaattttactaaTTTCTATCTTGAcaaaaaagatatattataattatataactcAGATTCCCACCACCTCAAAGCATATCTCTGAGATAATCGAAGGGAATTGCAAATTTGATGTAAGAGTTGTTGACAATAATTAATTTAGTATCTAAGCGGTCATATCTCATATTCGAGAAACTACAAGAGTCGTGTACAAACTACACACCCTTCAGATGACCACGAGTCCCTAATAACTCGTACTCGGTTAATAGTTCGAGATTTTTCAAACGAGGAGGGAATGTCAATTTTGAAGTCGTTGATTTCCCATTAACGATAAGCAAAATCATATCTGAAACCTTCAAATAACGAGCAACCCTGCAAGGATAGGCAAATAGATCATCGAGAAAATGCACTCTCACCCTCTGTCGAATCTCGGCCTTAGTTAACCATTGTCCTGACAAGACAATTGTTCAGTTATGTGCTGAACCGATGACAAAGCTCGTCCATATCGAACCATTAAGGTCTATGTTTACTGTAGAAGCTTTGATGAGCTTTTCTAGGTCTGTTGAGGCGGAGAATGGTGAAACTGTTTTTTTTTACGTAGGTTTTAAGAGGCggttagtatatatatatagtaatcatCAAATATTTGCCAACAGATATTATGAAAAAGTACAAACAATTTATAAGTCATGATTTAATACATAATCTCGAAATTCATGGAAAATAATTACTACAAGTGTTTCGAGGTACAAAATCGTTGATGATAATATCAGAGTCAGTATTTTTCAGAAGTCCTTTTTCGGTTAATAAAATTGCAAAACTATTCAACCGTTCCCGTGACATTAAGAATCTCAAAGTAGATTTTTATCAACTTTAAAAAACTTCTGATGCAACGGTAACCGAAACTTTGGAcccttctaattttttattaatcaattttcttattttctattttgacaaaaaaaggtacattataattacataactaaaaaaatttgGGCTCATTCTAAGTTTTGACCTTAGGCCATTGCCCTTTAAGCTACCTTGAGGACCAAGCCTAATGCCTCCTAACTGTAAGGGCTCTAATCTCTAAAAGAGTTAATATAGATTCAATGTGCTCTTTGTGATGCAACTTCATCACCCTTTTAGGGCATCTAttattcaataaatatttataatttgtaatgttcTTGATCAACAAATCTCAcgttaattttttgttataatttgaacATTAGAACGCTATACATCACTGAGTAAAATCATGTGAATGTTGTGTTAAAACAtggtaaaataatatgatcattGTAAGTACAACAAATCAGTTTTGGTATAAGTAGGATAGTCACGTAAGATAAAGTTTGTTTGAAATCCAACTCCTATTATTTAGGAAACTAATTTTGTAAACTTCTTTTTATGTAAAACACGAGCTCTAATAAAATATActgcatataattatataagagTCCTTACATATCGATTTTCTAAATAATCTCCTTGAAATTCGTGCTTGATTTTTATCCCATATCGTATAAGAGTCCTTACATATCAATTTTCTAAATAATCTCCTTGAAATTCATGCTTGATTTTTATCCCATATCAATCTGTTAACCCGCTGTAAGCTCATAAGCCTTTTAATCTTCTTGATAACTTGCTGACAGAATAATGTtaaacttaaatataatataagttgtTAGCACAGTTGCAAATATGTTTCAGCTACCTAAAAATATtgagtttcatgttattaacttgctgttagtgtgatcatcaaaatctTGAGAGTTTCAAAGAAGAGAACTACTTTACTGTTTATAAATTGAGACAGTTTAAGTGTTGAAATTGATAACCTTTATGCTAACAAAAGAGAGAGTGATTTTTATGATATCTTTTGACGGTTGTGATCAGACTGAGGTATCACATGGCTTGGTATTTTCTAAATGATGGTGGTGATCAAGCCATATAGTGGTATCACAAGGTTAGATGATCAAAAATTCTTTTTGTTAATCCCGTTGATTATTCTTAATTGCAGCTCTTGTGAATCTGTATTGGATGTTATTCTCTTGCATTTACTATGCAATTGTTATTATGTTGCTGAGGATTCAATTGCTCATTGTTGTAATAATTCGTGTACAGATGAACATGGCACGTATCCGAAAGATGGCTTGAAAACGAGCGGAGTAAAGGTAAGGAAAAGGCACGACGGGCAAACTAGGACGGGTTTAGTTGTAGTACTGTTCACGTGGTGAGGAAGAAGTTTGTTTATTTTTGCAATATATAACTATGTACATTGTATTATAGTAATAATTGAGACAAGATTGTAAAGCGAAATTGAATTAGTGGCTCAGCTATAGTTTTAAGCTAGTTTGTAGTGGAAAAAGATTCTATACATAACCCTCATGTATATAACTATTATGAGTGGTACTTTCAACAAATTAAACTATAAACCATGCAATTCGCTCATTTCGGGAAACctattggaataaaatattaatcataatagATATAATTTAGAAACTATTAACActctattaatattaaaaaattaaaatgtatattagaaaaaaataaatattatattgttttgaattaaaattactaaaatgcaaaattataataactataattaaaatatattttatatgattatatctGATTAATTCAATAGTAGtccaataataataaatattttacaagtaTTTAAAATTATCCTCAAACTGTCCTATACAAAAAAAATGGTAGGAGAGAATTCACCCTTGTGTTTTTAAGAAACATAATGTTTGAAAAAAAGAatagaaatttatataaatttaattgatttttgattGATACACATAACTATTTCACTAGAGATATATAACTTAAGTAATCGAAAGaaatgaatatattaaaataaatattagtgACTTGTTAAGAATGCATGAATAAAAGAAGTTATCAAACAAAATACAAGTTtaacacctttttttttttaattttaataaatttatagtaAATTAACCCTATTTTACACACATGTGCATGAACAAACAAACTATACAGGATACTCTCCTTTAATTTTGCTAGGTTTGATGTGATATTAATAATTTctatatttatgaaatttattttgttactaAAAGCAATTACCCTTGTTTAATTTTATCGTATAAATTTTAATCAGAATGAAGAGAAattcaaactaataatttaGTTGCATTGAGTTTCCTTATCTTATCTACACATATATGTgattactaaaaaaattatatatatttaagagttTTTTACATGTTTCGCAtttgatttattttctttttcaataaaTGAAAGTATATTGTATCATCTTTTTACTATTTCTTAAATAACATtaataattcattatatatatagaattaaaacttatattatttattaataatattaatattatttaaattaataattattataaaataatagggATTAGTGTACATGAAAAAAAAGTGTCATATCAAAAACTACAAAATAATgtcataaacaaatatattaattttgcatAACACTTCAACAAACTCATTTGACAATTGTACTCAAATTCTTGccttaattcaaaatataatttttattttattattatgactTTTAATTTAATGAGAGATAATTTTTTGAAACGGGTTATTTTGTAAAGAAGAAAGTATAGTCAATTTAGCCAAACAGAAATCGATATCATATATGTACAGGTGAaaagttataataataataataattcaattaTCTTTTTTGATAGAATGTttatcaaagcaaaataaaggaattttttttaaaaaagaaaagaaaatatgttaATGAGGCATGTATTTGAATACAGTTAACTTCTTTTGTATTCATTTTATTATAACCGTTGTATAAACTTGTATGTATTTGAATACAGTTAACtttttttgtattcattttaTTATAACCGTTGTATAAACTTGTATGTATTTGAATACAGTTAACtttttttgtattcattttattataaccgttgtataaacttgtagttttatacAGGGTAATTAAGATGGTAAGGTAGCCGTTAGGTGTATTTCAAAATGTAAATTGTGGACATGTTTAACTCATGCTATATATACAGTTTCCCAGTTCATTGttatttcatgtttttgtttATTGTTAAGAACCATGGTTAAGAAAGACACTCATCATAAAGTGTATGGGCGTGAAAACAGGGTTAGGATTCCTAAAGTAGCTGCTGCAAGAGTCTTTCAATTGACTCGAGAACTTGG is a window from the Daucus carota subsp. sativus chromosome 8, DH1 v3.0, whole genome shotgun sequence genome containing:
- the LOC108199353 gene encoding callose synthase 11 translates to MNLRQRPVPTRGRGTPHAPPRPRFEEVYNIIPVHNLIADHPSLRYPEIRAAAASLRAVGGIRKPPFAQWTDDMDLMDLLGAYFGFQRDNVRNQREHLVLHLANSQMSLEPPPSAADVLDPGVLRNFRKKLLKNYTSWCSYLRLKSEVRLHLGRQNPEVYRRELLYVCLYLLIWGEAGNLRFMPECLCYLYHNMARELNQILDDDFIDENTGRPFVPSVHGENAFLCHVIIPIYETIKGEVDRSRNGTAPHSAWRNYDDLNEFFWSRKCFKSLKWPIDLSSNFFLHGEDDKRVGVRTRRIGKTGFVEQRTFWNLFRSFDRLWVMLILMFQASMIVAWEGTRYPWQALKKDHVQVEVLTIFITWAGLRVIQAILDAGTQYSLVRERRWLLVRMVLKTLVAVTWTSVFSVFYGLIWYQKNSDGWWSDAANEKIYMFLKAALVYIIPELLALLLFIIPFVRNFVEKTNWRIFNLVTWWFQSRTFVGRGLREGLVDNIKYTMFWILVLASKFSFSYFLQIKPLVDPTKTLLKMKGVHYNWHEFFSNTNRIAVVLLWAPVILIYLVDLQIWYAVFSSIYGAAVGLFSHLGEIRNFGQLRLRFQFFASALQFNLMPDDQPMTLKDTLLHKLRDAVERVKLRYGLGQPYKKMESSQVEAARFALIWNEIIITLREEDLISDRELELMELPPNCWDINVIRWPCCFLCNELLLALLQASELGDAPDRWIWFKICRNEYRRSAVIEAYDSIKYILLEIVKYGSEEHTIVTKFFMEIENCIQIEKFTSAFKTTVLPKIHKQLTSLIELLIKPEKNINKVVDVLQALYEISIREFPKQKKSMLQLRQEGLACSHQGNDVGLPFENAVDLSNVEDALFIRQLRRLHTILTSRDWMLNVPKNIEARRRVAFFSNSLFMNIPRAPQVEKMMAFSVLTPYYDEEVIYGKENLRSPNEDGISTLFYLQKIYEDEWVHFMERMQREGMQNAEEIWTEKSRDLRLWVSYRGQTLSRTVRGMMYYYRALKMLAYLDGASEIDIRQGSQEIANWGSRRQTGSLGGLGSGMPPASRNLNRAASGVSVLLKGNEFGCAMIKFTYVIACQMYGVHKKMKNSRAEDILYLMKNNEALRVAYVDEVVLRRDEVEYYSVLVKFDQQLKKEVEIYRIRLPGPLKLGEGKPENQNHAIIFTRGDALQTIDMNQDSYFEEALKMRNLLEEFKKCYGVRKPTILGVRENIFTGSVSSLAWFMSAQETSFVTLGQRVLANPLKVRMHYGHPDVFDRFWFITRGGISKASRVINISEDIFAGFNCTLRGGNVTHHEYIQVGKGRDVGLNQISMFEAKVASGNGEQILSRDVYRLGHRLDFFRMLSFFYTTVGFFFNTMMVVVMVYTFLWGRLYLALSGVEGSAKDDVTNNKSLGAILDQQFIIQMGIFTALPMVVENSLEHGFLPAVWDFITMQLQLGSVFYTFSMGTRTHFFGRTILHGGAKYRATGRGFVVQHKSFAENYRLYARSHFVKAIELGVILIVYATHSPLATNTFVYIVLNISSWFLVVSWIMAPFVFNPSGFDWLKTVYDFGDFMKWIWCERGLLSKADESWETWWYEEQDHLRTTGLWGKLLEIILDLRFFFFQYGIVYQLKITGSNTSIGVYLLSWVYVVAVVAVYIAIAYAQDKYAAKDHIYYRLIQLLVILVVVLVITLMLQLTPFNLNDFLTSLLAILPTGWGIILIAQVLRPFLQSTVAWDTVVSLARVYEVLLGVIIMAPLAFLSWMPGFQAMQTRILFNEAFSRGLQISRILTGKKLNLDN